Part of the Terriglobales bacterium genome, GATGTAGTTGGCGTCGAGTTGTTCGGGCGTGACCGTGACGGCCTGCGCGATCTTCTCTGCCCCGATGCGGGCGATGACCGCGCTGTCGGGCCGGGGACACTCAAGAGTTTCCGCCGCGCCGCGCAGCAAGTCGGCGATCGACCCTTCGCAGCAGATGACGCGTGCTCCGCGCAATCCGCTCACCGCCTCCGTCCGGCCGGCAACGCTTTCTCGCAGGCAGGCGGCTTGCACCTGTCTTCCATTGCTCCGGACTTCATACTCCGCGACGAACACCTCGCCGCGCCCGGCGTCGAGCGCGCAAGCCACCTTCCCTTCCTTGCCTGCGCTGATGGCCATGGCCTCCAGCACGGTCGTGGCCGCGATGGGTTTGTGCAGGATCTCGGCCAGCCCCTTCACCGCCGCCAGGCCCACCCGCAGCCCGGTGAACGACCCCGGACCGGAGACGACCGAGAACCCATCAAGATCGGATTTCTTCAGCTTGTGGTCGGCCAGCAGTCGCGCGATCTGCGGCACCAGCTGCGCCGAGAACATGCCGCCCTCGAGCGGAGCGCACCCCAGCACCCGCTCGTCACGCACCAGCGCGATGCTGCCCTGCTTCCACGAGGTATCGACGCCTAGCACAAGCATGGATAATGCGGTGCACGCGAGATGCTTCGCGGCTGAAGCCGCTCAGCATGACGCCAAACATTGGACGGCGTCACCCTGAGGAGCTTCAGCTCCGAAGGATCCCGCGCGCAGCCACCTAAACTCCCTTGGGCGCTGCCTGCACCAGCTCCAGCAGCACGCCCCCGGCGCTCTGCGGGTGGACAAAGACGTACATGTGCCCGCCGGCGCCGATCTTCACGTCCCCGGAGATCAGGCGCACTCCTTGCTGCTTCAGCCGCTTCACCGTGGCGCTGATGTCGTCCACCCGCAGAGAAACGTGGTGCAGCCCCTCGCCCCGCTTCGCCAGGAATTTCGCGATAGGCGACTCCTCGCTGGTCGGCTCCAGCAGCTCGATGCGCGATTCCCCCAGCGGCACCATGGCCAGCCGGACCTTCTCCGCTTCCACCACTTCCTCCGGCATCACTTCCATGCCCAGCTGCTGGTAGAACTTTTTGGCCTGCTCCAGCGACTTGACCGCGATCCCCAGATGATCGATAGCGAACATGAGTGCCTCACTCTGTACCGCTGCCGTCTCGGCGGCTGTCGTGGGGGCGTCTCGCCCGCACACCCGAGGACGAGACGTCCTCGGCACAGCCAGCGGGACGCCAGCGGTACGGATCCATCACTTCCCCAAACTGCTGACGATCTCCTGCACCAGGGCGTACGGATCGCGCCGGTGCTCGACGATCTCGGCGGCGTACTGCGACACCGCCCCGTCGCCCATCCGCTCCCGCATGGCGCGCTCCAGCAACGCCTCGCGCAGCATCTCCACCAGGCGCTCCCGCCAGCTCTCGATCTTCTTCTTGTGCAGCAGCTTCGATTTGCCCAGGAATTCCTCGTACTGCGCGATGGCCCCCGCCAGCTCAGGCACGCCGGTCGCCTCGGTGGCCACCGTCTTCACGATGGGAGGCGTCCAGCCATCGGCCCGTTGCGAGATAGACTGCATGGCCCGAATCTCCCGCTCCACCCGCTCCGCGCCTTCGCGGTCGCTCTTGTTGATGACGAAGACGTCGGCGATCTCCATGATGCCGGCCTTGATGGTCTGCACGTCGTCGCCCATCCCCGGCACCAGGATCACCACCGTGACGTCGGCCAGGCGCACGATGTCGATCTCGTCCTGCCCCACCCCCACGGTCTCGATCAGGATCAGGTCTTTCCCGGACGCATCGAGCACGGTGGCCACGTCGGCGGTGGTCCGGGCCAGCCCGCCCAGGAAGCCGCGCGTGGCCATGCTGCGGATGTAGATGCCGGTGTCGGCGTGGTGGGCCTGCATGCGGATGCGGTCGCCCAGGATAGCGCCGCCGGTGTACGGGCTGGTCGGGTCCACCGCGATGATGCCCAGCGTCTTGCCGTGCTTGCGGTATTCGCGCGCCAGCACGTCCACCAGCGTGCTCTTGCCTGCTCCCGGGGGGCCCGTCAGGCCGATGATGCGCGCCTTGCCGCTGTATGGGAACAGCGCCCGCAGCAGCGGCAGGGCCTCGGCGGTGTTGTCCTCGATGGCGGAGATGGCCCGCGCCAGCGCCCGCATGTCGCCCGACCGGATCTTCTCGATGAACTTAGTGAGCTCGCTCAGATGACTTCTCCGCTGGACGCCTAAACGCGACAGTATAAATGACAGCAACGGAGACGCAGTGCCACGAAAATCGAAGGCGTCATGCTGAGCGGCTTCGGCCGCGAAGCATCTCGCGTGGATCATGCGAAACCTGCACGCGAGATCCTTCGGGCCTGAAGGCCCTCAGGATGACGCACCTCTGATTTAATCTTTAAGCAGCTGCCGCGCGATCACCAGGCGCTGGATCTCGCTGGTCCCTTCCCCGATGGTGCACAGCTTCACGTCGCGGTAGAACTTCTCCGCTGGATAGTCCTTCACGAAACCGTAGCCGCCGTGGATCTGCACGCCCTCGTTGGCGCAGCGCACCGCCACCTCGCTGGCGTACAGCTTGGCCATCGAGGACTCCTGCGTCGTCTTCATCCCTTTGTCTTTCATGTCGGCGGCCCGCATGGTCAAGAGGCGCGCGGCGTCGATCTCGGTGGCCATGTCGGCCAGCTTCCACTGGATGGCCTGGAACTCGCTGATGAACTTCCCGAATTGCTTGCGCTGTTTGGAATATTTCAGCGCCGCCTCGTACGCGCCCTGGGCCATGCCCAGCGCCAGCGCCGCGATCGAGATGCGCCCGCCGTCCAGCACCCGCATGGCGTCGATGAAGCCGTCGCCTTCCTTGCCCACCAGGTTTTCCAGCGGGATCTCGCAGTCCTCGAAGATCAGCTCCGAGGTGTCGCTGGCCCGCAGGCCCAGCTTGTTTTCCTTCTTCCCCGGCCTGAAGCCCTTGGTCCCCTTCTCCACCACGAAGGCGGAGAGCCCGTGGGTGTGCGCCGTTTTGTCGGTCACCGCGATCACCAGCACCACGTCGGCGTAGTGCCCGTTGGTGCAGAAGGTCTTGGTCCCGTTGAGCACCCACTTGTTGCCTTTGCGGACGGCGGTCATGCGCGCCGAGCCCGCATCCGAGCCGGCGCCCGGCTCAGTCAGACCCCAGGCGCCGATGAATTCGCCGGTCGCCAGCTTGGGGACGTACTTCTTCTTCTGCTCCTCGCTGCCGGCGATGAAGATGTGATTGCTGCACAGCGAGGTGTGTGCCGCCACGATGATGCCGACCGAGCCGTCCACCCGCGAGAGTTCTTCGATGGTGGTGACGTACTCGACGTAGCCCATCCCCGCGCCGCCGTATTCCTGGGGGAAGATGACGCCCATCAGCCCCAGCCGGCCCAGCTCCTTGATGGTGGCGCAGGGGAACTGCGAGGCCTCGTCCCACTCCATCACGTGCGGCAGGATCTCGCGCTCGGCGAACTCGCGCACGCTCTTCTTCAGTTGCAGCTGCTCATCGTTCGGTAAGAAGTCCAAGACGGCTCCTCCTGCGCCTGGGTCAGAAGTATAAGCAAAACCAGCAGTGACCCAAACATTCTCTTATAGCACAGGAAACGTCCTGCACGGCAGTAGGAGCCTCATCACCAAGGTCACCGCCCGGGGGTTCACATTTCTCACTAGAAACAAGAAACAAGAAACTGGAAACTGGTTCATGCCCGCGCGCCGCCTCATCCTCATCTACAGCGCCGCCTTCCTGCGCTCCATGAGCATCGGCCTGCTCGGGGTGGTGCTCGCCGTCTATCTCTCGCGGCTGGGATATTCCTCGACCCTGATCGGCGTGGTGCTGGCCGCTGGGCTGGCGGGCGGCACGGTGGCGACAGCGTTCTCCAACCATCTCGCGCGCCGGCTGGGCACGCGCCAGGTGCTGATCGGCGCCGCGCTGTTCTCGGCGGTGGGCGGCATAGGCCTGGCGCTGCTGCGCTCACCGGCGGCCATGGTCCCGCTCGCCTTCGCCTCCATGCTGAACGGGATGGGTACCGACCGCAGCGCATCGTTCGCCATCGAGCAGGCCATCATCCCTTCGCTGGTCGGCGACGAGCGGCGTACCTGGGCGCTCTCCTGGTACAACGTCGCCCTCGACACCTCGGGGGCCCTGGGGGCCTTGTCCGGCGCGTTGCCCGTTCTGCTGCAGCGCTGGGCCGGGCTCGATTTGCTCAGCGCGTATCGCTGGATCTTTGGCGGTTATGCGGTCGTGAACCTTGCCTGCAGCGTGCTCTACGCTTTTCTCGACAGGCACGCCGGCGGGACGGATCTCGCGGCTGTCCCCGAAGTCAGCCGTGAGAGCAAGCGCATCGTCCGCAAGATCGCGCTGCTTTTTGCCCTCGATTCCACCGGCGGCGGGTTCCTGGCCGACGCGCTGCTGGCCTACTGGTTCTTCCATCGCTTCGGCGTCGACGAGAAGCAACTCGGCCTGCTCTTCTTCGTGGTCCGGGTGTTCAATGCGCTGTCGCACCTGGGAGCGGCCTGGCTGGCCCGGCGCATCGGCCTGGTGAACACCATGGTCTTCACCCACCTGCCGTCCAGCATCTTCCTGCTGTTTGTGCCCCTGGCGCCAAGCTTCAAGCTGGCTGCCATCCTGCTGCTGGCGCGCGAGGCTCTGGTGGAGATGGACGTGCCGACCCGGCAGTCCTACGTCGCCGCTATGGTCGCGCCCCACGAGCGCGTCTATGCCAGCAGCCTGACCAATGTCTCGCGGACAGGCGCTTGGGCCGTGAGTTCCTCTCTAGCTGGAGTGCTGATGCAGCACGTCGCGTTCTCGGCGCCGCTGCTGCTGGGAGGCAGTCTGAAGATCCTCTACGACGGCCTGCTCTATCGCTCGTTCCGCCACCTCAAGCCGCCGGAGGAGCGATAGACGGGCAGCGCCTCACTTGACGGCCTGGAGGATCTCTTCTGCGCTGGGAAGATGGCCGGCCTGCTGGGCGGAGAAAACCATCCGGCCGTCCACAAAAACGTCGAGGGCGCCGGGAGAACCCCATTTGATTTTGGCGTCGACCCCGGTCGCCTGTTGCAGCTGCTTTCTTAGCTCGCCCGCCCGGGCGCGGATGTCGCCTCAAAAGAAGCAGCGCTTGATCTCGATCTTCATGCCCGCGCCCGTTCCTCGCGGGCCAGCTTCTCCGCTTCGGCCGCCAGCCGGTCGAACCACAGCTTGTACACCTCGACCGTCTTCTCCTGCATGCCCTTGCCGATGAAGAGCGAGCCGAAACCCGAGAGCGTCTCCCAGGTCTTCATGACGGTGCCGTCGCCGTTCTGCTCGAAGGTGAACCAGTGTTCGCCGGTCACCAGGTTTCCCCTGCCCACCCACGCCACCTTGTTGGCGGACCCCTCCAGCACCTCGCAATCGAACGCCAGGCGGCGCGGGCGCTCCAGCTCCATCCGGAAATGGCTGCCCTTCTGCCAGGGTTCCCCGCTGGTCCACTTGCTGCGGGCCACGCTCGGGTTCCACCACGCCCACTGTTCCAGTTTCTGGAACACCTGCCAGATGTGTTCCGGACGGCACTTGGCCGTCGCCTCGTATTCCAGTCTGATGCTCATGAGCCCTCTGACTCCCTTAAAGCGATGCTTGAACCCTGGCGATAGATTCCATTGAACGAACGCTCGTTAATTGTTCCACGTGGAACTTCACCCGCAGACCTGCCGCAGGGCCTCCAGTGCCCGCCCACACGCCGCCCGGTCCACATCCATGTGGGTCACCAAGCGCATGTTCTCCGGGTCGATGCCGTTGATCAGCACGCCGCGTTCCGCCAGCCCGCGCGAGATCTCCGCCGAGGTCTTTCCCGTCCGGGCAACATTGAAGACGACGATATTGGTCGCCACCTTGGCCGGGTCCAGCGCGATGCCGGGGACCCTCGCCAGCTCGCCCGCCAGCCAGCGCGCGTTCTCGTGGTCGTGGTGCAGGCGCCGCGGCATCTCCTCGACCGCGATCAATCCCGCCGCCGCCAGCACGCCCACCTGCCGCATGCCGCCGCCCAGAGCCTTGCGATACATCCGCGCCTGGTCGATCAGCTTCCGGCTGCCCACCAGCATGGAGCCGACCGGCGCGCCCAGGCCCTTCGACAGGCAGAACATCACCGAATCGAACTTGCGGGTGATCTCGGCCACCGGTTTGCCGAGCGCCGCGGCGGCATTGAAGATACGCGCCCCATCCAGGTGCACCGGCAGCCCGGCGTCGTGGGCGCCGTCGCAGATCTCCTCCGCCACCTCGGTCGGATACACCGTGCCGCCGCCCATGTTGTGCGTGTTCTCCAGCTCCACCAGCCCGGTCTGCGCCACATAGTACGTCTTGGGCCGGATCTTCTTCTTGATCTCGCTCCAGCGCAGGATGCCGCTATCGCCGGGCAGCGCGCGTGGGATGCAGCCGGAGAAGTGCGCCATCATCGCCATCTCGTAATCGAGGACGTGCGAACGCGCCTCGCAGATCACTTCCTGCCCCGGGCGGGTGTGGCACTTGATGGCGATCTGGTTCCCCATGGTGCCGGTGGGGACGAAGAGGGACGCCTCGCGCCCGAAGATCTCAGCCGCCCGCTGCTCTAGCCGGTTGACCGTGGGGTCCTCGCCATAGACGTCGTCGCCGACCTCGGCCTCGGCCATGGCGCGGCGCATCGCCGGCGTCGGGCGAGTGACGGTGTCGCTGCGCAGGTCCACGGTGGCCGCGCGCCGCTGCTCGTCTTGCTTCTGGATTTCCCCCGTGCTGCCGGGCACGGTGCTGCTCTTCATAGGCGGGATCCCGTAAGAGAAAAGAATAACAAATCGCAGCGCTCAGGCGTGCAATTGGGGCGCGAGGAAGCGCTGGAAGACCTCGTTGGAGAGCAGCCGGCCGCGGTCGGTCAGGCGCAGCACGCGCCCCGCGAGCTCGGCCAGGCGGTCGCGCTCCAGCTCGCGCATGATGGGGATGAGCTCGCGGATGGCGGACTCGCCGAAGCTTAGCGCCACCCGTTGCAGGTCCACCCCGCGATTCAGCCGCAGCCCCAGGAACAGAGTCTCTTCCAGCGCGGCCTGCCGCGAGATGAACGAGCTGGCCGGGACCTCGCCCGCCAGGTAGGCATCCAGATCGTCGGTGGTGGCGAAGCGCACCGCCTCGACGTCGCCCCCCGACGCCGGCAGCATGGAGTGGGCGTCGACCCCGAAGCCGAGATAGGGCTGGCGGGTCCAGTACTTCAGGTTGTGCCGCGACTCGGCTCCCTTCCAGCAGAAGTTCGAGATCTCGTAATGCTCGTAGCCGCCGCGTCCCAGCTTCTGGCAGGCGATCTCGTAAAGCTCGGCGACCAGGTCTTCGCTGGGGACGTCGTGCGCGTGGTACCGGGTGCCGCCCGCAATCACTTCCCGGCCCAGACGCGAGTCCTCGTCCACCTCCAGCATGTAAACGCTGATATGCGGCGGCACGACGGCCAGGGCTTCGTCGAGCGAGTATTTCCACGATTCCGCGGTCTGGTGGGGCAGGCCGGCGATCAGGTCGAGGTTGATATTGCCGACACCGAGGGCGCGCAGCCGGGCGATGTCGTCGAGCACAACGGCGCGGTTGTGCAAGCGCCCGACCGCGGCCGCTTCCCGATCAACGAACGATTGCACGCCCAGGCTGACGCGGTTCACCCCGAAGCCGACCAGCGTCTGCAGCATCTCCGGGGTGAGCGTTCCGGGAGCGCACTCCACCGTGATCTCGGCGCCGGGCGCTACCTCGAAGACCTCGCGCGGGCAATCCAGCATTACCTGCAGGTCCTCGGGAGCCAGCGCCGTGGGCGTCCCCCCGCCCACATAGATGGAATCGACCCGGAGATCGAACTCGGCCCCGACCCGGGCCGCGGTCTGCCGGGCCGAACGCATGTCGTCGCAGACGCGCTCCACGTAGCGCGTCATCAAGCCGGCGGAAAAGACCCCCGAGGCGAAGTTACAGTAGCTGCACTTGGAACGGCAGAAGGGGACCGAGATGTACAGGCCGGTGGGCATCAGCTCTGGAGTGGCGCGGCACAGGACATGTCCGCGCTAGTGTCTTCCTGGACCACACCGAGGATACAAGGGTCCCGGCGCAGGAGCAAAGAATTCGCTGTAACCGGCACCCGCCGAGCTGCTTCTTATAGAATCGGCGGACTTGTGGTGAAACGCGCGGTCATCACCGGGATGGGAGTAGTCAGTCCGAACGGCATCGGCAAGGAAGAATTCTGCCGCGCCGTGCTCGAAGGACGCAGCGGTGTGGGGCGCATCACCCGCTTCGATGCCAGCGAACTGCCGGTGCAGATCGCGGGCGAGGTCCACGGCTTCGACGAGCTGGCGTGGATGGAGCCGATCGAGCGCAAGCACGTCTCGCGCGTGGTCCCTCTGTCCCTGGCGGCTTCGGCGGAGGCGCTGCGCGACGCCGGGCTCGATCCCGCCGCCCTCCCTCTCGAGGAGAAGCGCCGCATCGGCGTCATCCTGGGGACCGGAGGCGGCGCCCAGGATTTCTCCGAGGAGCAGTACCGGCTCTGGCTCTCTGGCAAGCTCAAGCAGGTGAGCTTGTTCAGCATTCCCAGCGGGACCATGGGCACGCTGGCCAGCGAGATCTCCATGTACTTCGGGCTGCGGGGCATGAGCCACGTGGTCACTTCCGGCTGCACCTCGTCCACCGACGCCATCGGCTACGCGCTGCGCAACATTCAGGCCGGCGTGCTGCCCATGGTGCTCTGCGGGGGCGCCGATGCCCCGCTGGCCCTGGGCATCCTCAAAGGGTTCTGCCTGATGAAGATCATGACCGCGTCCTGGAACCACGCGCCGGAACGCGGCTCGCGCCCCTTCTCCGCCGACCGCGACGGCTTCGTGATCGCCGAAGGCGCCTGGATGTTCGTGCTGGAGGAGTACGAGCACGCGCGCGCC contains:
- the tsaB gene encoding tRNA (adenosine(37)-N6)-threonylcarbamoyltransferase complex dimerization subunit type 1 TsaB, coding for MLVLGVDTSWKQGSIALVRDERVLGCAPLEGGMFSAQLVPQIARLLADHKLKKSDLDGFSVVSGPGSFTGLRVGLAAVKGLAEILHKPIAATTVLEAMAISAGKEGKVACALDAGRGEVFVAEYEVRSNGRQVQAACLRESVAGRTEAVSGLRGARVICCEGSIADLLRGAAETLECPRPDSAVIARIGAEKIAQAVTVTPEQLDANYIRRSDAEIFSAPKP
- a CDS encoding acyl-CoA dehydrogenase produces the protein MDFLPNDEQLQLKKSVREFAEREILPHVMEWDEASQFPCATIKELGRLGLMGVIFPQEYGGAGMGYVEYVTTIEELSRVDGSVGIIVAAHTSLCSNHIFIAGSEEQKKKYVPKLATGEFIGAWGLTEPGAGSDAGSARMTAVRKGNKWVLNGTKTFCTNGHYADVVLVIAVTDKTAHTHGLSAFVVEKGTKGFRPGKKENKLGLRASDTSELIFEDCEIPLENLVGKEGDGFIDAMRVLDGGRISIAALALGMAQGAYEAALKYSKQRKQFGKFISEFQAIQWKLADMATEIDAARLLTMRAADMKDKGMKTTQESSMAKLYASEVAVRCANEGVQIHGGYGFVKDYPAEKFYRDVKLCTIGEGTSEIQRLVIARQLLKD
- a CDS encoding GntG family PLP-dependent aldolase; protein product: MKSSTVPGSTGEIQKQDEQRRAATVDLRSDTVTRPTPAMRRAMAEAEVGDDVYGEDPTVNRLEQRAAEIFGREASLFVPTGTMGNQIAIKCHTRPGQEVICEARSHVLDYEMAMMAHFSGCIPRALPGDSGILRWSEIKKKIRPKTYYVAQTGLVELENTHNMGGGTVYPTEVAEEICDGAHDAGLPVHLDGARIFNAAAALGKPVAEITRKFDSVMFCLSKGLGAPVGSMLVGSRKLIDQARMYRKALGGGMRQVGVLAAAGLIAVEEMPRRLHHDHENARWLAGELARVPGIALDPAKVATNIVVFNVARTGKTSAEISRGLAERGVLINGIDPENMRLVTHMDVDRAACGRALEALRQVCG
- a CDS encoding beta-ketoacyl-[acyl-carrier-protein] synthase family protein, translated to MKRAVITGMGVVSPNGIGKEEFCRAVLEGRSGVGRITRFDASELPVQIAGEVHGFDELAWMEPIERKHVSRVVPLSLAASAEALRDAGLDPAALPLEEKRRIGVILGTGGGAQDFSEEQYRLWLSGKLKQVSLFSIPSGTMGTLASEISMYFGLRGMSHVVTSGCTSSTDAIGYALRNIQAGVLPMVLCGGADAPLALGILKGFCLMKIMTASWNHAPERGSRPFSADRDGFVIAEGAWMFVLEEYEHARARGAKIYGEVAGYGSTCEAFHRVRLQECGEEPARAIVLAMEEAGVKTVDVQYVNLHGTSTQLNDRIETRALKLVLDGRAARTPMSALKSQIGHPQGACGAAGVAATLVAMRHEQLPPTINIEVPDPDCDLDYVPDPGRKAQVEHAVCNCIAFGSKNSALVLRRLQ
- a CDS encoding SRPBCC family protein — its product is MSIRLEYEATAKCRPEHIWQVFQKLEQWAWWNPSVARSKWTSGEPWQKGSHFRMELERPRRLAFDCEVLEGSANKVAWVGRGNLVTGEHWFTFEQNGDGTVMKTWETLSGFGSLFIGKGMQEKTVEVYKLWFDRLAAEAEKLAREERARA
- the meaB gene encoding methylmalonyl Co-A mutase-associated GTPase MeaB — translated: MIHARCFAAEAAQHDAFDFRGTASPLLSFILSRLGVQRRSHLSELTKFIEKIRSGDMRALARAISAIEDNTAEALPLLRALFPYSGKARIIGLTGPPGAGKSTLVDVLAREYRKHGKTLGIIAVDPTSPYTGGAILGDRIRMQAHHADTGIYIRSMATRGFLGGLARTTADVATVLDASGKDLILIETVGVGQDEIDIVRLADVTVVILVPGMGDDVQTIKAGIMEIADVFVINKSDREGAERVEREIRAMQSISQRADGWTPPIVKTVATEATGVPELAGAIAQYEEFLGKSKLLHKKKIESWRERLVEMLREALLERAMRERMGDGAVSQYAAEIVEHRRDPYALVQEIVSSLGK
- the mce gene encoding methylmalonyl-CoA epimerase, producing MFAIDHLGIAVKSLEQAKKFYQQLGMEVMPEEVVEAEKVRLAMVPLGESRIELLEPTSEESPIAKFLAKRGEGLHHVSLRVDDISATVKRLKQQGVRLISGDVKIGAGGHMYVFVHPQSAGGVLLELVQAAPKGV
- the hemW gene encoding radical SAM family heme chaperone HemW — protein: MPTGLYISVPFCRSKCSYCNFASGVFSAGLMTRYVERVCDDMRSARQTAARVGAEFDLRVDSIYVGGGTPTALAPEDLQVMLDCPREVFEVAPGAEITVECAPGTLTPEMLQTLVGFGVNRVSLGVQSFVDREAAAVGRLHNRAVVLDDIARLRALGVGNINLDLIAGLPHQTAESWKYSLDEALAVVPPHISVYMLEVDEDSRLGREVIAGGTRYHAHDVPSEDLVAELYEIACQKLGRGGYEHYEISNFCWKGAESRHNLKYWTRQPYLGFGVDAHSMLPASGGDVEAVRFATTDDLDAYLAGEVPASSFISRQAALEETLFLGLRLNRGVDLQRVALSFGESAIRELIPIMRELERDRLAELAGRVLRLTDRGRLLSNEVFQRFLAPQLHA
- a CDS encoding MFS transporter codes for the protein MPARRLILIYSAAFLRSMSIGLLGVVLAVYLSRLGYSSTLIGVVLAAGLAGGTVATAFSNHLARRLGTRQVLIGAALFSAVGGIGLALLRSPAAMVPLAFASMLNGMGTDRSASFAIEQAIIPSLVGDERRTWALSWYNVALDTSGALGALSGALPVLLQRWAGLDLLSAYRWIFGGYAVVNLACSVLYAFLDRHAGGTDLAAVPEVSRESKRIVRKIALLFALDSTGGGFLADALLAYWFFHRFGVDEKQLGLLFFVVRVFNALSHLGAAWLARRIGLVNTMVFTHLPSSIFLLFVPLAPSFKLAAILLLAREALVEMDVPTRQSYVAAMVAPHERVYASSLTNVSRTGAWAVSSSLAGVLMQHVAFSAPLLLGGSLKILYDGLLYRSFRHLKPPEER